In candidate division WOR-3 bacterium, a single window of DNA contains:
- the rlmD gene encoding 23S rRNA (uracil(1939)-C(5))-methyltransferase RlmD — protein sequence MVELVVDRIVAGGTGLAQLDGLKVFVPFAAPQERVRARITVRKKDYAVAQIAEILEPSPIRVPAPCPFYGACGGCQLQHLSYEGQLIVKKLIVNDALQRIGRVFVPVRNISGHSEPWRYRNKTQYPVQPQEPNQALRQDSSASLTPSSTPEQEQTAARADRAPSRPKVGFYRQDSHVLLDIPTCLLHPEALDRIRAGAVEAIFAADETAYDERNHKGNIRHLVFRTSGTETVVTVSTRTQNIKPLLVERLAALAGVSGIVQTVNPDRTNRILGNRTVLLAGRAELHFQVLDKSFRVSPLSFFQVNTGQAEELCRKVLRYCAPTGGETVLDLYSGVGMLTIILAGFVGKVVGCEIEGSAIADARFNAELAGADNVEFIAGDVDNVIASIDRADIVVLDPPRKGASPATIKHITRLRPDRVVYVSCNPATLARDLKLFEELGYQTTDVEPTDMFPQTFHVEVVTRLERKRG from the coding sequence GTGGTAGAACTGGTAGTTGACCGCATCGTGGCCGGCGGCACCGGTCTGGCCCAGCTCGACGGACTCAAAGTGTTCGTACCGTTCGCCGCGCCGCAGGAGCGAGTCCGGGCCCGGATAACTGTCCGCAAGAAGGACTATGCGGTTGCCCAAATCGCCGAGATTCTTGAACCCTCCCCAATCCGCGTACCGGCCCCCTGCCCGTTCTACGGCGCGTGTGGCGGATGCCAACTCCAGCACCTGAGCTACGAAGGTCAGCTCATAGTCAAGAAACTGATCGTAAACGATGCGCTGCAGCGCATCGGCCGCGTGTTCGTGCCAGTGCGGAACATCTCGGGCCATTCTGAACCATGGCGCTACCGCAACAAGACCCAGTACCCGGTCCAGCCGCAGGAACCGAATCAGGCCCTGCGGCAAGATTCCTCCGCTTCCTTGACCCCATCCTCTACCCCTGAACAGGAACAGACAGCGGCAAGGGCAGACAGAGCCCCCTCGCGGCCGAAGGTTGGGTTCTACCGACAAGATTCGCATGTCCTTCTGGATATTCCGACCTGCCTCTTGCATCCCGAAGCACTTGACCGGATACGGGCTGGTGCAGTCGAGGCAATTTTCGCGGCTGACGAGACCGCTTACGACGAGCGAAACCACAAAGGTAACATCCGCCACCTGGTGTTCAGGACCTCGGGCACAGAGACCGTAGTCACCGTCTCGACCCGAACCCAGAACATCAAGCCGTTGCTTGTCGAACGGCTCGCTGCGCTTGCTGGAGTATCAGGCATTGTTCAGACCGTGAACCCTGACCGGACCAACCGCATTCTCGGCAACAGAACGGTACTTTTGGCCGGTCGGGCTGAGCTTCACTTCCAGGTGCTCGACAAGAGTTTCCGAGTCTCGCCTCTGTCTTTCTTCCAGGTCAACACCGGCCAAGCCGAGGAATTGTGCCGCAAGGTGCTCCGCTACTGTGCGCCGACCGGTGGCGAGACCGTACTTGATCTGTACTCCGGAGTCGGCATGCTGACCATCATTCTGGCCGGGTTCGTCGGTAAGGTCGTGGGCTGCGAAATCGAAGGCAGCGCAATTGCGGACGCAAGGTTCAATGCCGAGCTGGCGGGCGCCGACAACGTCGAGTTCATCGCCGGCGATGTAGACAACGTGATCGCCTCAATTGACCGGGCTGACATTGTCGTGCTTGATCCACCGCGCAAAGGCGCCAGCCCAGCCACGATCAAACACATCACTAGACTCAGACCGGACCGCGTGGTGTATGTATCGTGCAATCCTGCGACCCTCGCCCGGGATCTGAAACTGTTCGAGGAACTCGGATACCAGACAACCGATGTGGAGCCGACCGACATGTTTCCGCAAACGTTTCACGTTGAGGTCGTGACCCGGTTGGAGAGAAAACGCGGATGA